The Spirosoma foliorum genome has a window encoding:
- the rpsG gene encoding 30S ribosomal protein S7 — protein sequence MRKAKPPKRYVLPDPKYKEILVTKFVNNLMYEGKKSLAYSIFYDALDVVAKRTNESGLDTWKKALNNVMPSVEVKSRRVGGATFQVPTEVRADRKVAVGMKWLIKYARSRGEKTMVDRLAAEIVAAAKGEGAAVKKKDDTHRMAEANKAFSHFRF from the coding sequence ATGAGAAAGGCGAAACCGCCCAAGCGTTACGTATTACCTGATCCTAAGTATAAGGAAATCCTCGTAACCAAATTTGTTAACAATCTGATGTACGAAGGCAAAAAGAGCCTGGCGTACTCCATCTTCTACGACGCACTTGATGTAGTTGCAAAACGCACCAACGAAAGCGGTCTGGATACTTGGAAAAAGGCATTGAACAATGTAATGCCATCAGTTGAAGTTAAAAGTCGTCGCGTCGGTGGAGCTACCTTCCAGGTGCCAACCGAAGTACGGGCAGACCGAAAAGTCGCGGTAGGCATGAAATGGCTTATTAAGTATGCTCGTTCGCGGGGTGAGAAAACTATGGTAGACCGGTTAGCAGCCGAAATCGTCGCAGCCGCAAAAGGTGAAGGCGCAGCTGTTAAAAAGAAGGACGATACGCACCGTATGGCAGAAGCCAACAAGGCGTTCTCACACTTCCGGTTCTAA
- a CDS encoding DUF3467 domain-containing protein, translated as MNPQQQNPEGSIDVELSEEIAEGVYANLAMIAHSNSEFILDFIRLMPGVPKAKVKARIILTPEHAKRLLDALRENISRYEEAHGGINEPNDAFRFPSGGFGGPVGQA; from the coding sequence ATGAATCCGCAACAACAAAATCCAGAAGGTTCCATTGACGTTGAATTAAGTGAAGAAATTGCTGAAGGCGTTTATGCAAATCTGGCGATGATCGCTCACTCAAACAGTGAATTTATCCTGGATTTTATTCGCCTGATGCCGGGCGTTCCTAAGGCAAAAGTAAAAGCCCGAATTATTCTGACTCCCGAACACGCTAAAAGATTGCTGGATGCCCTACGGGAAAACATTAGTCGGTATGAAGAGGCACACGGCGGTATCAACGAACCCAACGATGCTTTTCGATTCCCGTCTGGTGGCTTCGGTGGCCCAGTGGGGCAGGCGTAA
- the rpsL gene encoding 30S ribosomal protein S12 — MPTIQQLVRKGREKLIDKSKSPALDACPQRRGVCTRVYTTTPKKPNSALRKVARVRLTNGREVNAYIPGEGHNLQEHSIVLIRGGRVKDLPGVRYHIVRGALDTAGVNGRLQSRSKYGAKRPKPGQAPVKGGKGAPPAKKKK; from the coding sequence ATGCCTACTATACAACAATTAGTGCGTAAAGGCCGCGAAAAGCTGATCGACAAGTCAAAGTCGCCAGCTTTAGATGCCTGCCCACAACGTCGGGGTGTGTGTACACGGGTGTACACGACCACGCCGAAGAAGCCAAACTCGGCTCTTCGTAAAGTTGCCCGGGTTCGTTTAACGAACGGTCGGGAAGTTAACGCTTACATTCCAGGTGAAGGTCATAACCTCCAAGAACACTCAATCGTACTGATCCGGGGTGGTCGTGTGAAAGATCTTCCAGGGGTACGTTACCACATCGTTCGCGGTGCATTGGATACGGCTGGTGTTAACGGTCGTCTGCAAAGCCGTTCGAAATACGGTGCCAAACGTCCGAAACCAGGTCAGGCTCCAGTAAAAGGTGGCAAAGGTGCACCACCAGCTAAGAAGAAAAAATAA
- a CDS encoding aldose 1-epimerase family protein: MAVEFAKAPQHWGAFVIFGPMTILENDHLRVSIRPKGAELTSIFHKPTGIEHLWQADASVWGWHAPNLFPVVGGCLNNQVLIDGKTYPMERHGFTRQSLFETTESTTTHAIFSLRSSVVTRVHFPYEFDFQIMYELDGPRLTVTYRVVNQDEKTVFFSVGAHPAFAAPFFVNENLEDYFIEFEEAEDLETHMLSAGGYFTGETKPVPTEGHRLPLTKHLFDEDALVFKNLASRSVSLRSDKHDHAVTVSFPSFPYLGLWAKPGASFVCIEPWLGCADSEGELKPIQQKEAIQQVGEGEVFEAAFTIDVK, translated from the coding sequence ATGGCCGTTGAATTTGCAAAAGCTCCCCAACATTGGGGAGCTTTTGTTATTTTTGGGCCTATGACAATTCTGGAAAACGACCATCTCCGCGTGTCGATTCGTCCGAAAGGGGCCGAACTGACGTCTATTTTTCATAAACCTACGGGTATCGAACACCTCTGGCAAGCCGATGCCTCCGTTTGGGGATGGCATGCTCCCAATCTGTTTCCAGTAGTTGGTGGGTGCCTGAACAATCAGGTGCTCATTGATGGAAAAACATACCCAATGGAGCGCCACGGTTTTACGCGTCAGTCGCTATTCGAAACAACAGAATCGACAACGACTCATGCCATATTTTCCTTGCGGTCCAGCGTCGTAACGCGCGTACATTTCCCGTACGAATTTGACTTTCAGATAATGTATGAACTCGATGGTCCTCGCCTGACGGTTACCTATCGGGTTGTCAATCAGGATGAGAAGACCGTTTTCTTCTCTGTGGGCGCACACCCGGCTTTTGCGGCTCCATTCTTCGTCAATGAAAACCTCGAAGACTATTTCATTGAATTTGAAGAGGCAGAAGACTTAGAAACACACATGCTTTCGGCGGGCGGCTATTTTACTGGCGAAACGAAACCAGTGCCAACAGAAGGTCATCGCTTGCCGTTAACGAAGCATTTGTTTGACGAAGATGCGCTGGTTTTCAAAAATCTGGCTTCGCGGAGCGTGTCGCTTCGAAGCGATAAACACGACCACGCCGTAACGGTGAGTTTTCCGTCGTTTCCTTATCTAGGCTTGTGGGCCAAGCCTGGTGCATCCTTCGTGTGTATTGAACCCTGGTTGGGTTGCGCAGATAGCGAGGGTGAGCTAAAACCCATTCAACAAAAAGAAGCTATTCAGCAGGTAGGAGAGGGAGAGGTATTTGAAGCTGCTTTTACTATTGACGTGAAATAA
- a CDS encoding DUF4870 domain-containing protein, whose translation MENQPPIPPMPPTPASFSEADARLWAMLAHLSALPGSFFVVGSVVAPLVIWQIQKDKSAFVDYHGKEALNFQITIAIATGISILLMFVLIGFVLIWAVGIVWLVFTIIAGIKANNGEYYRYPIAIRFIK comes from the coding sequence ATGGAAAATCAACCGCCAATTCCGCCTATGCCACCCACACCAGCCTCGTTCAGTGAAGCCGATGCCCGACTGTGGGCCATGCTGGCTCACCTGAGTGCGTTGCCGGGTTCGTTCTTCGTTGTAGGAAGCGTTGTGGCACCTTTGGTTATCTGGCAAATCCAGAAAGACAAGTCAGCGTTTGTTGATTATCATGGAAAAGAAGCCCTTAATTTTCAGATTACGATCGCTATTGCAACGGGCATATCTATTCTGCTCATGTTTGTGTTGATCGGATTTGTGTTGATCTGGGCGGTAGGTATTGTTTGGCTCGTTTTCACTATCATTGCCGGCATTAAGGCCAATAATGGAGAGTATTATCGGTATCCGATAGCAATTCGATTTATTAAATAA